Proteins from a single region of Chitinibacter bivalviorum:
- a CDS encoding NADH-quinone oxidoreductase subunit C, which yields MANKLETLIESLRTVLGEAKIASLKNALGEVTIEVPAVHWPEVALQLRDDASLHFEQLVDACGVDYSEYKDGAWEGQRFAVVYHLLSYKHNVRLRVRVFCTDDAFPLINSVVDVWPAINWFEREAFDLFGIVFQGHPDLRRILTDYGFVGHPFRKDFPLSGYVEMRYDPEQARVVYQPVTIDPREITPRIIREENYGGC from the coding sequence ATGGCAAATAAGCTAGAAACACTGATTGAAAGCTTGCGCACTGTTTTGGGTGAGGCAAAAATTGCTTCACTGAAAAATGCGCTGGGCGAAGTAACAATCGAAGTGCCTGCCGTGCATTGGCCTGAAGTGGCTTTGCAATTGCGTGATGACGCCAGTTTGCATTTTGAGCAATTGGTTGATGCCTGTGGCGTTGACTATAGCGAATACAAAGATGGTGCGTGGGAAGGTCAGCGCTTTGCTGTTGTCTACCACTTGCTATCGTATAAGCACAACGTGCGCCTGCGGGTTCGCGTATTCTGTACGGATGATGCCTTCCCTCTGATTAACTCAGTGGTTGATGTTTGGCCTGCGATTAACTGGTTTGAACGCGAAGCATTTGATCTGTTTGGTATCGTTTTCCAAGGGCATCCAGACTTGCGCCGCATTTTGACTGACTATGGTTTTGTTGGTCATCCTTTCCGCAAAGACTTCCCGCTATCGGGTTACGTAGAAATGCGTTATGACCCAGAGCAAGCACGTGTTGTTTACCAGCCTGTAACCATCGATCCGCGTGAAATTACACCGCGCATTATTCGCGAGGAGAACTACGGTGGCTGCTGA
- a CDS encoding NuoB/complex I 20 kDa subunit family protein encodes MEAQSLEKGFVTTTVDAVVNWTRTGSLWPMTFGLACCAVEMMHAGAARYDLDRFGIVFRPSPRQSDLMIVAGTLCNKMAPALRKVYDQMPEPRWAISMGSCANGGGYYHYSYSVVRGCDRIVPIDIYVPGCPPTAEALLYGLIQLQNKIKHTNSIARS; translated from the coding sequence ATGGAAGCTCAAAGTCTCGAAAAAGGGTTTGTTACCACCACGGTTGATGCAGTTGTTAACTGGACACGCACTGGCTCTTTGTGGCCAATGACGTTCGGTTTGGCTTGCTGTGCTGTGGAGATGATGCATGCGGGTGCGGCGCGTTACGACTTGGATCGTTTCGGTATCGTATTTCGTCCGTCACCTCGTCAATCCGATTTGATGATTGTTGCGGGTACCCTCTGCAACAAAATGGCGCCAGCATTGCGCAAGGTTTACGATCAAATGCCTGAGCCTCGTTGGGCGATTTCAATGGGCTCCTGTGCGAATGGCGGTGGTTATTATCACTATTCGTATTCAGTAGTTCGTGGCTGTGATCGTATTGTTCCAATCGATATTTATGTGCCGGGCTGTCCACCGACAGCTGAAGCGCTGTTGTACGGTTTGATACAGTTGCAAAACAAAATCAAACATACCAACTCTATCGCGCGTTCTTGA
- the ndhC gene encoding NADH-quinone oxidoreductase subunit A — MLQDYFPILLFLFVGLLVGVAPLVLGFGIGKVLGTVRPDSAKLSPYECGFEAFEDARMQFDVRYYLVAILFILFDLEVAFLVPWAVVLKELGMFGFVSMMIFLAILVVGFVYEWMKGALEWE; from the coding sequence ATGCTGCAAGACTATTTCCCCATCCTGCTTTTCCTGTTTGTTGGTTTGCTAGTGGGCGTTGCTCCGTTGGTGCTCGGCTTCGGGATTGGTAAGGTCTTGGGAACGGTTCGGCCAGATTCGGCAAAATTATCACCTTACGAGTGCGGATTTGAAGCATTCGAAGATGCGCGTATGCAGTTTGATGTGCGTTATTACTTGGTGGCGATTCTGTTTATTCTGTTCGATTTGGAAGTCGCGTTTTTGGTTCCTTGGGCTGTTGTGCTCAAAGAATTGGGTATGTTCGGCTTTGTATCGATGATGATATTCCTGGCCATTCTGGTGGTCGGCTTCGTCTACGAATGGATGAAGGGTGCACTGGAGTGGGAGTGA
- the secG gene encoding preprotein translocase subunit SecG, whose product MDFITSLVLILNVIAALAVIVLVLMQHGKGADMGAAFGSGSAGSVFGSSGSANFLSRSTAVCAAVFFISSMALVLLTAPKSHKNDLGVMSGAKPAAAASQAAGQKIPD is encoded by the coding sequence ATGGACTTTATTACTAGTTTAGTGCTGATCTTGAATGTGATTGCTGCCTTGGCGGTGATTGTTTTGGTGTTGATGCAGCATGGTAAAGGTGCTGATATGGGCGCCGCGTTTGGTAGTGGCTCTGCTGGCAGTGTCTTTGGTTCGTCAGGATCTGCGAACTTTTTGAGTCGATCAACTGCTGTTTGTGCCGCAGTGTTTTTTATTTCTTCTATGGCTTTGGTGTTGTTGACCGCGCCGAAGTCTCACAAAAACGATCTGGGTGTTATGTCTGGTGCTAAGCCTGCTGCAGCCGCTTCTCAGGCTGCAGGTCAAAAAATACCTGATTGA
- the tpiA gene encoding triose-phosphate isomerase → MAKQMVIGNWKLHGSIGQLKSVLGEVAQAKLDANVGVCVPTPYIMLAKQILQHTHVQCGAQDVSQYHIGPYTGEVSSGMLADVGCEMVIVGHSERRRLFGETTEQAGVKLRSVLDAGLFGVYCVGESAEERRQGNAEKVVATQLEVLRGLPIGLFAVAYEPSWAVGSGVVASGAQISPMHVLIKEHLDERVKVLYGGSVKSGNAAEILAVDHVDGVLVGGAALSAFEFVEICKAAR, encoded by the coding sequence ATGGCCAAGCAGATGGTGATCGGTAATTGGAAGTTGCACGGCAGTATCGGGCAGCTAAAGTCGGTGCTCGGTGAGGTGGCCCAGGCAAAACTGGATGCAAATGTGGGTGTCTGCGTGCCGACGCCTTATATTATGTTGGCAAAGCAGATTTTGCAGCATACCCATGTGCAGTGTGGCGCTCAAGACGTTAGCCAATACCATATAGGGCCATATACTGGGGAGGTTTCCTCGGGGATGTTGGCGGATGTGGGCTGTGAAATGGTAATTGTAGGGCATTCTGAGCGTCGGCGATTGTTTGGTGAAACCACCGAGCAGGCTGGAGTAAAACTGCGCTCTGTGCTCGATGCAGGCTTGTTTGGCGTGTATTGTGTTGGTGAATCCGCAGAGGAGCGTCGCCAAGGTAATGCAGAAAAGGTGGTGGCTACGCAGCTCGAAGTGTTGCGCGGTTTGCCAATAGGATTGTTTGCGGTGGCTTATGAGCCTTCGTGGGCGGTAGGTAGTGGTGTTGTAGCTTCAGGTGCGCAAATTTCACCCATGCATGTGTTGATCAAAGAGCATCTTGATGAACGGGTTAAGGTGCTGTATGGCGGAAGTGTGAAGTCTGGTAACGCTGCTGAAATTTTAGCGGTTGATCATGTGGATGGTGTTTTGGTGGGCGGTGCAGCGCTCTCGGCCTTCGAATTTGTCGAGATTTGCAAAGCGGCACGCTGA
- the pstS gene encoding phosphate ABC transporter substrate-binding protein PstS, translating to MTLARKLIVSAGLLAGLFTHAIAADITGAGATFPYPLYAKWAEQYKAKTGIGLNYQSIGSGGGIKQIQAKTVDFGASDMPLKPEELDKSGLLQFPTVVGGVVPVINVPGVKPGQVKLSNQVLADIYLGKIKKWNDPALTALNAGVALPDQNITVVRRSDGSGTTFLFTDYLSKVSPEWKEKVGSNTSVQWPAGVGGKGNEGVANYVQRIKGSIGYVEFAYAKQNKMIHTQLQNKEGAMVEPSEESFKAAAAGADWKSAPGMYLVMTNAPGKTSWPIASATFILMYKKQDNAKQAAEVLKFFDWAYANGDATALDLDYIPMPDSVVNMIKANWTAQITDGANKIWK from the coding sequence ATGACTTTGGCTCGTAAATTGATCGTTAGCGCTGGCTTGTTGGCAGGCCTCTTTACTCATGCAATCGCAGCGGACATCACTGGCGCTGGCGCAACATTTCCATACCCACTGTATGCTAAATGGGCCGAGCAGTACAAAGCTAAAACTGGCATTGGCTTAAATTACCAATCCATCGGTTCAGGTGGCGGCATCAAGCAGATCCAAGCTAAAACTGTTGATTTCGGTGCATCAGATATGCCGCTGAAACCTGAAGAGCTGGATAAATCAGGCTTATTGCAATTCCCAACTGTAGTGGGTGGCGTTGTTCCTGTAATCAACGTTCCTGGCGTTAAACCTGGTCAAGTTAAACTTAGCAACCAAGTATTAGCTGACATCTACTTGGGTAAAATCAAAAAATGGAATGACCCCGCTTTGACTGCTTTGAATGCTGGCGTTGCTTTGCCGGATCAAAACATCACTGTAGTTCGTCGTTCAGATGGCTCAGGTACTACATTCTTGTTCACTGACTACTTGTCTAAAGTATCTCCAGAGTGGAAAGAAAAAGTAGGCTCTAACACCTCAGTTCAATGGCCAGCGGGCGTGGGCGGTAAAGGCAATGAAGGTGTTGCCAACTACGTTCAGCGCATTAAAGGCTCGATCGGCTACGTAGAGTTCGCTTATGCGAAACAAAACAAGATGATTCACACTCAATTGCAAAACAAAGAAGGTGCAATGGTTGAACCGTCTGAAGAATCATTCAAAGCCGCTGCTGCTGGCGCAGATTGGAAATCAGCTCCAGGCATGTATCTGGTGATGACAAATGCACCAGGCAAAACTTCATGGCCAATTGCTAGTGCCACATTCATTTTGATGTACAAAAAGCAAGACAATGCTAAACAAGCGGCTGAAGTATTGAAGTTCTTCGATTGGGCTTACGCTAACGGCGATGCAACAGCACTTGATCTTGACTACATCCCAATGCCTGATTCAGTGGTTAACATGATCAAAGCAAACTGGACTGCACAAATCACCGACGGTGCAAACAAGATTTGGAAATAA
- the pstC gene encoding phosphate ABC transporter permease subunit PstC, producing MSELNKRMKIQRLQDAIFVGTTRFFAFFVLAVLSGIIISLIYGALPSIKAFGFGFITSSDWNPVTEQFGAWPSIRGTLMSSFIALLFAVPISFGIAIFLTELSPVWLRRPLGVAIELLAGVPSIIYGMWGLFVFAPLFADHVQPWLTSATAGIPFLGTLFDGPPMGIGMFTASLILAIMVIPFISSVMRDVFEVVPPMLKESAYGLGSTTWEVVWNVVVPYTKNGIVGGVMLGLGRALGETMAVTFVIGNAQQIMPSLFEPATTISATLANEFTEAHGELYTSSLIELGLLLFVITFFVLVLSKLLLLQLQRNEGAHS from the coding sequence ATGTCCGAACTAAATAAGCGAATGAAAATTCAGCGCCTTCAAGACGCTATTTTTGTTGGCACCACCCGCTTTTTTGCATTTTTTGTACTCGCCGTTTTAAGCGGCATCATCATATCGCTCATATATGGCGCGTTACCTAGCATCAAAGCATTTGGTTTCGGCTTTATTACCTCCAGCGACTGGAACCCTGTAACCGAACAATTCGGTGCTTGGCCTTCTATTCGCGGTACATTGATGTCGTCATTTATCGCCCTGCTCTTTGCAGTGCCAATCTCATTTGGTATTGCTATTTTCTTAACTGAGCTCTCTCCGGTCTGGCTGCGTCGCCCATTGGGTGTCGCGATTGAATTGCTTGCCGGTGTTCCATCAATTATTTATGGCATGTGGGGTTTGTTCGTTTTCGCGCCGTTGTTTGCCGATCATGTTCAGCCTTGGCTGACATCTGCAACCGCTGGCATTCCATTTCTTGGCACGCTGTTTGATGGCCCGCCGATGGGTATTGGCATGTTCACCGCCTCTTTGATTTTGGCCATCATGGTAATTCCTTTTATTTCATCCGTGATGCGTGATGTCTTTGAAGTGGTTCCTCCAATGCTGAAAGAATCAGCATATGGCCTAGGCTCAACCACTTGGGAGGTCGTTTGGAACGTCGTGGTTCCATACACCAAAAACGGGATTGTCGGCGGTGTCATGCTCGGGCTCGGTCGCGCACTTGGTGAAACAATGGCCGTGACTTTTGTGATCGGTAATGCTCAACAAATCATGCCTTCGCTGTTCGAGCCTGCAACGACGATTTCTGCCACATTGGCTAATGAATTCACCGAAGCGCACGGCGAACTTTACACCTCATCGTTGATTGAGCTGGGGCTCTTGTTGTTTGTGATCACCTTTTTCGTATTGGTTCTGTCCAAACTCTTGCTGTTGCAATTGCAACGCAATGAAGGCGCTCACTCCTAA